One genomic region from Quercus robur chromosome 4, dhQueRobu3.1, whole genome shotgun sequence encodes:
- the LOC126723667 gene encoding proline-rich protein 4-like isoform X7 encodes MRTKSFCQGALLGFLACFLFAVSCYGVPAGQDSSGLIVTTDIKSHNGEFREDAVHDKGKFNIPTFKKPLIPIFKKPLPPLVPIFKKPLPPLTPIFEKPLSPPIPVFKKPLPPPIPVLKKPPPPPVPISKKPSPPLVPFVKKSPPPPVPIFKKRSPPPIPFLKKPPPPPVPIFEKPLPPPTPIFEKPLPPPVPIFEKPIPPPIPIYEKPLPPPIPIFEKPIPPPIPIYEKPLPPPVPIYKKPLPPPVPIFEKPIPPPVPIYEKPLPPPVPIYDKPLPPPVPVFDKPLPPPTPIFEKPLPPSVPAFKKPLPPPVPVFKKPLPPPTPIFEKPLPPPVPALKKPSPSPVPVFEKPLPLPVPYYKKPQPPPIPVFEKPLPPPVPVFEKPFPPPVPIFKKPLPPPRPIIKKPLPPPIPVFKKSHPPPVPFFKKPLPPPSSVF; translated from the exons ATGCGGACTAAATCCTTTTGTCAAGGGGCTCTTCTAGGCTTCTTGGCTTGCTTCTTGTTTGCTGTCAGCTGCTATGGCGTGCCTGCAGGTCAAGACTCTTCAG GGCTTATTGTAACTACTGATATAAAGTCTCATAATGGAGAGTTCAGAGAGGATGCAGTTCATGACAAAGGGAAATTCAATATTCCAACTTTTAAGAAACCTCTCATTCCCATTTTTAAGAAGCCACTTCCACCACTGGTTCCAATTTTCAAGAAGCCCCTTCCTCCATTAACTCCAATTTTCGAGAAGCCATTATCACCACCAATTCCAGTTTTCAAGAAACCATTACCACCACCAATTCCAGTTTTAAAGAAGCCACCCCCTCCACCAGTTCCAATTTCCAAGAAGCCATCACCACCGCTTGTTCCATTTGTGAAGAAGTCACCCCCTCCACCAGTTCCAATATTCAAGAAGCGATCACCACCACCTATTCCCTTTTTGAAGAAACCACCCCCTCCACCAGTTCCAATTTTTGAGAAGCCATTACCTCCACCTACACCAATTTTTGAGAAGCCATTACCACCACCTGTTCCAATTTTTGAGAAGCCAATTCCTCCACCAATTCCAATTTACGAGAAGCCATTACCACCACCAATTCCAATTTTTGAGAAGCCAATTCCTCCAC CAATTCCAATTTATGAGAAGCCATTGCCACCAC CTGTTCCAATTTACAAGAAGCCATTACCACCACCAGTTCCAATTTTTGAGAAGCCAATTCCTCCACCAGTTCCAATTTACGAGAAGCCATTGCCACCACCTGTTCCAATTTACGATAAGCCATTACCGCCTCCAGTTCCTGTTTTCGATAAGCCATTACCGCCTCCGACTCCAATTTTTGAAAAGCCATTACCACCATCTGTTCCAGCTTTTAAGAAGCCACTTCCTCCGCCAGTTCCAGTTTTTAAAAAGCCATTACCACCCCCTACTCCAATTTTTGAGAAGCCACTTCCTCCACCAGTTCCAGCTTTAAAGAAGCCATCACCATCACCAGTTCCAGTTTTTGAGAAGCCACTTCCTCTACCAGTTCCATATTACAagaaaccacaaccaccacctaTTCCTGTTTTTGAGAAGCCATTACCACCTCCAGTTCCAGTTTTCGAGAAGCCATTTCCTCCACCAGTTCCAATTTTCAAGAAACCATTACCACCACCAAGACCAATTATCAAGAAGCCATTACCGCCACCAATTCCAGTTTTCAAGAAGTCACATCCTCCACCAGTTCCATTTTTCAAGAAGCCCTTACCACCACCAAGTTCAGTTTTCTAG
- the LOC126723667 gene encoding proline-rich protein 4-like isoform X8, which translates to MRTKSFCQGALLGFLACFLFAVSCYGVPAGQDSSGLIVTTDIKSHNGEFREDAVHDKGKFNIPTFKKPLIPIFKKPLPPLVPIFKKPLPPLTPIFEKPLSPPIPVFKKPLPPPIPVLKKPPPPPVPISKKPSPPLVPFVKKSPPPPVPIFKKRSPPPIPFLKKPPPPPVPIFEKPLPPPVPIFEKPIPPPIPIYEKPLPPPIPIFEKPIPPPIPIYEKPLPPPVPIYKKPLPPPVPIFEKPIPPPVPIYEKPLPPPVPIYDKPLPPPVPVFDKPLPPPTPIFEKPLPPSVPAFKKPLPPPVPVFKKPLPPPTPIFEKPLPPPVPALKKPSPSPVPVFEKPLPLPVPYYKKPQPPPIPVFEKPLPPPVPVFEKPFPPPVPIFKKPLPPPRPIIKKPLPPPIPVFKKSHPPPVPFFKKPLPPPSSVF; encoded by the exons ATGCGGACTAAATCCTTTTGTCAAGGGGCTCTTCTAGGCTTCTTGGCTTGCTTCTTGTTTGCTGTCAGCTGCTATGGCGTGCCTGCAGGTCAAGACTCTTCAG GGCTTATTGTAACTACTGATATAAAGTCTCATAATGGAGAGTTCAGAGAGGATGCAGTTCATGACAAAGGGAAATTCAATATTCCAACTTTTAAGAAACCTCTCATTCCCATTTTTAAGAAGCCACTTCCACCACTGGTTCCAATTTTCAAGAAGCCCCTTCCTCCATTAACTCCAATTTTCGAGAAGCCATTATCACCACCAATTCCAGTTTTCAAGAAACCATTACCACCACCAATTCCAGTTTTAAAGAAGCCACCCCCTCCACCAGTTCCAATTTCCAAGAAGCCATCACCACCGCTTGTTCCATTTGTGAAGAAGTCACCCCCTCCACCAGTTCCAATATTCAAGAAGCGATCACCACCACCTATTCCCTTTTTGAAGAAACCACCCCCTCCACCAGTTCCAATTTTTGAGAAGCCATTAC CACCACCTGTTCCAATTTTTGAGAAGCCAATTCCTCCACCAATTCCAATTTACGAGAAGCCATTACCACCACCAATTCCAATTTTTGAGAAGCCAATTCCTCCAC CAATTCCAATTTATGAGAAGCCATTGCCACCACCTGTTCCAATTTACAAGAAGCCATTACCACCACCAGTTCCAATTTTTGAGAAGCCAATTCCTCCACCAGTTCCAATTTACGAGAAGCCATTGCCACCACCTGTTCCAATTTACGATAAGCCATTACCGCCTCCAGTTCCTGTTTTCGATAAGCCATTACCGCCTCCGACTCCAATTTTTGAAAAGCCATTACCACCATCTGTTCCAGCTTTTAAGAAGCCACTTCCTCCGCCAGTTCCAGTTTTTAAAAAGCCATTACCACCCCCTACTCCAATTTTTGAGAAGCCACTTCCTCCACCAGTTCCAGCTTTAAAGAAGCCATCACCATCACCAGTTCCAGTTTTTGAGAAGCCACTTCCTCTACCAGTTCCATATTACAagaaaccacaaccaccacctaTTCCTGTTTTTGAGAAGCCATTACCACCTCCAGTTCCAGTTTTCGAGAAGCCATTTCCTCCACCAGTTCCAATTTTCAAGAAACCATTACCACCACCAAGACCAATTATCAAGAAGCCATTACCGCCACCAATTCCAGTTTTCAAGAAGTCACATCCTCCACCAGTTCCATTTTTCAAGAAGCCCTTACCACCACCAAGTTCAGTTTTCTAG
- the LOC126723667 gene encoding proline-rich protein 4-like isoform X3, with protein sequence MRTKSFCQGALLGFLACFLFAVSCYGVPAGQDSSGLIVTTDIKSHNGEFREDAVHDKGKFNIPTFKKPLIPIFKKPLPPLVPIFKKPLPPLTPIFEKPLSPPIPVFKKPLPPPIPVLKKPPPPPVPISKKPSPPLVPFVKKSPPPPVPIFKKRSPPPIPFLKKPPPPPVPIFEKPLPPPVPIFEKPIPPPIPIYEKPLPPPIPIFEKPIPPPVPIYEKPSPPPIPIYDKPLPPPIPIFEKPIPPPIPIYEKPLPPPVPIYKKPLPPPVPIFEKPIPPPVPIYEKPLPPPVPIYDKPLPPPVPVFDKPLPPPTPIFEKPLPPSVPAFKKPLPPPVPVFKKPLPPPTPIFEKPLPPPVPALKKPSPSPVPVFEKPLPLPVPYYKKPQPPPIPVFEKPLPPPVPVFEKPFPPPVPIFKKPLPPPRPIIKKPLPPPIPVFKKSHPPPVPFFKKPLPPPSSVF encoded by the exons ATGCGGACTAAATCCTTTTGTCAAGGGGCTCTTCTAGGCTTCTTGGCTTGCTTCTTGTTTGCTGTCAGCTGCTATGGCGTGCCTGCAGGTCAAGACTCTTCAG GGCTTATTGTAACTACTGATATAAAGTCTCATAATGGAGAGTTCAGAGAGGATGCAGTTCATGACAAAGGGAAATTCAATATTCCAACTTTTAAGAAACCTCTCATTCCCATTTTTAAGAAGCCACTTCCACCACTGGTTCCAATTTTCAAGAAGCCCCTTCCTCCATTAACTCCAATTTTCGAGAAGCCATTATCACCACCAATTCCAGTTTTCAAGAAACCATTACCACCACCAATTCCAGTTTTAAAGAAGCCACCCCCTCCACCAGTTCCAATTTCCAAGAAGCCATCACCACCGCTTGTTCCATTTGTGAAGAAGTCACCCCCTCCACCAGTTCCAATATTCAAGAAGCGATCACCACCACCTATTCCCTTTTTGAAGAAACCACCCCCTCCACCAGTTCCAATTTTTGAGAAGCCATTAC CACCACCTGTTCCAATTTTTGAGAAGCCAATTCCTCCACCAATTCCAATTTACGAGAAGCCATTACCACCACCAATTCCAATTTTTGAGAAGCCAATTCCTCCAC CAGTTCCAATTTACGAGAAGCCATCGCCACCACCTATTCCAATTTACGATAAGCCATTACCACCACCAATTCCAATTTTTGAGAAGCCAATTCCTCCACCAATTCCAATTTATGAGAAGCCATTGCCACCACCTGTTCCAATTTACAAGAAGCCATTACCACCACCAGTTCCAATTTTTGAGAAGCCAATTCCTCCACCAGTTCCAATTTACGAGAAGCCATTGCCACCACCTGTTCCAATTTACGATAAGCCATTACCGCCTCCAGTTCCTGTTTTCGATAAGCCATTACCGCCTCCGACTCCAATTTTTGAAAAGCCATTACCACCATCTGTTCCAGCTTTTAAGAAGCCACTTCCTCCGCCAGTTCCAGTTTTTAAAAAGCCATTACCACCCCCTACTCCAATTTTTGAGAAGCCACTTCCTCCACCAGTTCCAGCTTTAAAGAAGCCATCACCATCACCAGTTCCAGTTTTTGAGAAGCCACTTCCTCTACCAGTTCCATATTACAagaaaccacaaccaccacctaTTCCTGTTTTTGAGAAGCCATTACCACCTCCAGTTCCAGTTTTCGAGAAGCCATTTCCTCCACCAGTTCCAATTTTCAAGAAACCATTACCACCACCAAGACCAATTATCAAGAAGCCATTACCGCCACCAATTCCAGTTTTCAAGAAGTCACATCCTCCACCAGTTCCATTTTTCAAGAAGCCCTTACCACCACCAAGTTCAGTTTTCTAG
- the LOC126723667 gene encoding proline-rich protein 4-like isoform X9, translated as MRTKSFCQGALLGFLACFLFAVSCYGVPAGQDSSGLIVTTDIKSHNGEFREDAVHDKGKFNIPTFKKPLIPIFKKPLPPLVPIFKKPLPPLTPIFEKPLSPPIPVFKKPLPPPIPVLKKPPPPPVPISKKPSPPLVPFVKKSPPPPVPIFKKRSPPPIPFLKKPPPPPVPIFEKPLPPPTPIFEKPLPPPVPIFEKPIPPPIPIYEKPLPPPIPIFEKPIPPPVPIYEKPLPPPVPIYDKPLPPPVPVFDKPLPPPTPIFEKPLPPSVPAFKKPLPPPVPVFKKPLPPPTPIFEKPLPPPVPALKKPSPSPVPVFEKPLPLPVPYYKKPQPPPIPVFEKPLPPPVPVFEKPFPPPVPIFKKPLPPPRPIIKKPLPPPIPVFKKSHPPPVPFFKKPLPPPSSVF; from the exons ATGCGGACTAAATCCTTTTGTCAAGGGGCTCTTCTAGGCTTCTTGGCTTGCTTCTTGTTTGCTGTCAGCTGCTATGGCGTGCCTGCAGGTCAAGACTCTTCAG GGCTTATTGTAACTACTGATATAAAGTCTCATAATGGAGAGTTCAGAGAGGATGCAGTTCATGACAAAGGGAAATTCAATATTCCAACTTTTAAGAAACCTCTCATTCCCATTTTTAAGAAGCCACTTCCACCACTGGTTCCAATTTTCAAGAAGCCCCTTCCTCCATTAACTCCAATTTTCGAGAAGCCATTATCACCACCAATTCCAGTTTTCAAGAAACCATTACCACCACCAATTCCAGTTTTAAAGAAGCCACCCCCTCCACCAGTTCCAATTTCCAAGAAGCCATCACCACCGCTTGTTCCATTTGTGAAGAAGTCACCCCCTCCACCAGTTCCAATATTCAAGAAGCGATCACCACCACCTATTCCCTTTTTGAAGAAACCACCCCCTCCACCAGTTCCAATTTTTGAGAAGCCATTACCTCCACCTACACCAATTTTTGAGAAGCCATTACCACCACCTGTTCCAATTTTTGAGAAGCCAATTCCTCCACCAATTCCAATTTACGAGAAGCCATTACCACCACCAATTCCAATTTTTGAGAAGCCAATTCCTCCAC CAGTTCCAATTTACGAGAAGCCATTGCCACCACCTGTTCCAATTTACGATAAGCCATTACCGCCTCCAGTTCCTGTTTTCGATAAGCCATTACCGCCTCCGACTCCAATTTTTGAAAAGCCATTACCACCATCTGTTCCAGCTTTTAAGAAGCCACTTCCTCCGCCAGTTCCAGTTTTTAAAAAGCCATTACCACCCCCTACTCCAATTTTTGAGAAGCCACTTCCTCCACCAGTTCCAGCTTTAAAGAAGCCATCACCATCACCAGTTCCAGTTTTTGAGAAGCCACTTCCTCTACCAGTTCCATATTACAagaaaccacaaccaccacctaTTCCTGTTTTTGAGAAGCCATTACCACCTCCAGTTCCAGTTTTCGAGAAGCCATTTCCTCCACCAGTTCCAATTTTCAAGAAACCATTACCACCACCAAGACCAATTATCAAGAAGCCATTACCGCCACCAATTCCAGTTTTCAAGAAGTCACATCCTCCACCAGTTCCATTTTTCAAGAAGCCCTTACCACCACCAAGTTCAGTTTTCTAG
- the LOC126723667 gene encoding leucine-rich repeat extensin-like protein 3 isoform X5 has product MRTKSFCQGALLGFLACFLFAVSCYGVPAGQDSSGLIVTTDIKSHNGEFREDAVHDKGKFNIPTFKKPLIPIFKKPLPPLVPIFKKPLPPLTPIFEKPLSPPIPVFKKPLPPPIPVLKKPPPPPVPISKKPSPPLVPFVKKSPPPPVPIFKKRSPPPIPFLKKPPPPPVPIFEKPLPPPTPIFEKPLPPPVPIFEKPIPPPVPIYEKPSPPPIPIYDKPLPPPIPIFEKPIPPPIPIYEKPLPPPVPIYKKPLPPPVPIFEKPIPPPVPIYEKPLPPPVPIYDKPLPPPVPVFDKPLPPPTPIFEKPLPPSVPAFKKPLPPPVPVFKKPLPPPTPIFEKPLPPPVPALKKPSPSPVPVFEKPLPLPVPYYKKPQPPPIPVFEKPLPPPVPVFEKPFPPPVPIFKKPLPPPRPIIKKPLPPPIPVFKKSHPPPVPFFKKPLPPPSSVF; this is encoded by the exons ATGCGGACTAAATCCTTTTGTCAAGGGGCTCTTCTAGGCTTCTTGGCTTGCTTCTTGTTTGCTGTCAGCTGCTATGGCGTGCCTGCAGGTCAAGACTCTTCAG GGCTTATTGTAACTACTGATATAAAGTCTCATAATGGAGAGTTCAGAGAGGATGCAGTTCATGACAAAGGGAAATTCAATATTCCAACTTTTAAGAAACCTCTCATTCCCATTTTTAAGAAGCCACTTCCACCACTGGTTCCAATTTTCAAGAAGCCCCTTCCTCCATTAACTCCAATTTTCGAGAAGCCATTATCACCACCAATTCCAGTTTTCAAGAAACCATTACCACCACCAATTCCAGTTTTAAAGAAGCCACCCCCTCCACCAGTTCCAATTTCCAAGAAGCCATCACCACCGCTTGTTCCATTTGTGAAGAAGTCACCCCCTCCACCAGTTCCAATATTCAAGAAGCGATCACCACCACCTATTCCCTTTTTGAAGAAACCACCCCCTCCACCAGTTCCAATTTTTGAGAAGCCATTACCTCCACCTACACCAATTTTTGAGAAGCCATTACCACCAC CTGTTCCAATTTTTGAGAAGCCAATTCCTCCACCAGTTCCAATTTACGAGAAGCCATCGCCACCACCTATTCCAATTTACGATAAGCCATTACCACCACCAATTCCAATTTTTGAGAAGCCAATTCCTCCACCAATTCCAATTTATGAGAAGCCATTGCCACCACCTGTTCCAATTTACAAGAAGCCATTACCACCACCAGTTCCAATTTTTGAGAAGCCAATTCCTCCACCAGTTCCAATTTACGAGAAGCCATTGCCACCACCTGTTCCAATTTACGATAAGCCATTACCGCCTCCAGTTCCTGTTTTCGATAAGCCATTACCGCCTCCGACTCCAATTTTTGAAAAGCCATTACCACCATCTGTTCCAGCTTTTAAGAAGCCACTTCCTCCGCCAGTTCCAGTTTTTAAAAAGCCATTACCACCCCCTACTCCAATTTTTGAGAAGCCACTTCCTCCACCAGTTCCAGCTTTAAAGAAGCCATCACCATCACCAGTTCCAGTTTTTGAGAAGCCACTTCCTCTACCAGTTCCATATTACAagaaaccacaaccaccacctaTTCCTGTTTTTGAGAAGCCATTACCACCTCCAGTTCCAGTTTTCGAGAAGCCATTTCCTCCACCAGTTCCAATTTTCAAGAAACCATTACCACCACCAAGACCAATTATCAAGAAGCCATTACCGCCACCAATTCCAGTTTTCAAGAAGTCACATCCTCCACCAGTTCCATTTTTCAAGAAGCCCTTACCACCACCAAGTTCAGTTTTCTAG
- the LOC126723667 gene encoding proline-rich protein 4-like isoform X2 — MRTKSFCQGALLGFLACFLFAVSCYGVPAGQDSSGLIVTTDIKSHNGEFREDAVHDKGKFNIPTFKKPLIPIFKKPLPPLVPIFKKPLPPLTPIFEKPLSPPIPVFKKPLPPPIPVLKKPPPPPVPISKKPSPPLVPFVKKSPPPPVPIFKKRSPPPIPFLKKPPPPPVPIFEKPLPPPTPIFEKPLPPPVPIFEKPIPPPIPIYEKPLPPPIPIFEKPIPPPIPIYEKPLPPPIPIYDKPLPPPIPIFEKPIPPPIPIYEKPLPPPVPIYKKPLPPPVPIFEKPIPPPVPIYEKPLPPPVPIYDKPLPPPVPVFDKPLPPPTPIFEKPLPPSVPAFKKPLPPPVPVFKKPLPPPTPIFEKPLPPPVPALKKPSPSPVPVFEKPLPLPVPYYKKPQPPPIPVFEKPLPPPVPVFEKPFPPPVPIFKKPLPPPRPIIKKPLPPPIPVFKKSHPPPVPFFKKPLPPPSSVF, encoded by the exons ATGCGGACTAAATCCTTTTGTCAAGGGGCTCTTCTAGGCTTCTTGGCTTGCTTCTTGTTTGCTGTCAGCTGCTATGGCGTGCCTGCAGGTCAAGACTCTTCAG GGCTTATTGTAACTACTGATATAAAGTCTCATAATGGAGAGTTCAGAGAGGATGCAGTTCATGACAAAGGGAAATTCAATATTCCAACTTTTAAGAAACCTCTCATTCCCATTTTTAAGAAGCCACTTCCACCACTGGTTCCAATTTTCAAGAAGCCCCTTCCTCCATTAACTCCAATTTTCGAGAAGCCATTATCACCACCAATTCCAGTTTTCAAGAAACCATTACCACCACCAATTCCAGTTTTAAAGAAGCCACCCCCTCCACCAGTTCCAATTTCCAAGAAGCCATCACCACCGCTTGTTCCATTTGTGAAGAAGTCACCCCCTCCACCAGTTCCAATATTCAAGAAGCGATCACCACCACCTATTCCCTTTTTGAAGAAACCACCCCCTCCACCAGTTCCAATTTTTGAGAAGCCATTACCTCCACCTACACCAATTTTTGAGAAGCCATTACCACCACCTGTTCCAATTTTTGAGAAGCCAATTCCTCCACCAATTCCAATTTACGAGAAGCCATTACCACCACCAATTCCAATTTTTGAGAAGCCAATTCCTCCAC CAATTCCAATTTATGAGAAGCCATTGCCACCAC CTATTCCAATTTACGATAAGCCATTACCACCACCAATTCCAATTTTTGAGAAGCCAATTCCTCCACCAATTCCAATTTATGAGAAGCCATTGCCACCACCTGTTCCAATTTACAAGAAGCCATTACCACCACCAGTTCCAATTTTTGAGAAGCCAATTCCTCCACCAGTTCCAATTTACGAGAAGCCATTGCCACCACCTGTTCCAATTTACGATAAGCCATTACCGCCTCCAGTTCCTGTTTTCGATAAGCCATTACCGCCTCCGACTCCAATTTTTGAAAAGCCATTACCACCATCTGTTCCAGCTTTTAAGAAGCCACTTCCTCCGCCAGTTCCAGTTTTTAAAAAGCCATTACCACCCCCTACTCCAATTTTTGAGAAGCCACTTCCTCCACCAGTTCCAGCTTTAAAGAAGCCATCACCATCACCAGTTCCAGTTTTTGAGAAGCCACTTCCTCTACCAGTTCCATATTACAagaaaccacaaccaccacctaTTCCTGTTTTTGAGAAGCCATTACCACCTCCAGTTCCAGTTTTCGAGAAGCCATTTCCTCCACCAGTTCCAATTTTCAAGAAACCATTACCACCACCAAGACCAATTATCAAGAAGCCATTACCGCCACCAATTCCAGTTTTCAAGAAGTCACATCCTCCACCAGTTCCATTTTTCAAGAAGCCCTTACCACCACCAAGTTCAGTTTTCTAG
- the LOC126723667 gene encoding proline-rich protein 4-like isoform X6 gives MRTKSFCQGALLGFLACFLFAVSCYGVPAGQDSSGLIVTTDIKSHNGEFREDAVHDKGKFNIPTFKKPLIPIFKKPLPPLVPIFKKPLPPLTPIFEKPLSPPIPVFKKPLPPPIPVLKKPPPPPVPISKKPSPPLVPFVKKSPPPPVPIFKKRSPPPIPFLKKPPPPPVPIFEKPLPPPTPIFEKPLPPPVPIFEKPIPPPIPIYEKPLPPPIPIFEKPIPPPIPIYEKPLPPPVPIYKKPLPPPVPIFEKPIPPPVPIYEKPLPPPVPIYDKPLPPPVPVFDKPLPPPTPIFEKPLPPSVPAFKKPLPPPVPVFKKPLPPPTPIFEKPLPPPVPALKKPSPSPVPVFEKPLPLPVPYYKKPQPPPIPVFEKPLPPPVPVFEKPFPPPVPIFKKPLPPPRPIIKKPLPPPIPVFKKSHPPPVPFFKKPLPPPSSVF, from the exons ATGCGGACTAAATCCTTTTGTCAAGGGGCTCTTCTAGGCTTCTTGGCTTGCTTCTTGTTTGCTGTCAGCTGCTATGGCGTGCCTGCAGGTCAAGACTCTTCAG GGCTTATTGTAACTACTGATATAAAGTCTCATAATGGAGAGTTCAGAGAGGATGCAGTTCATGACAAAGGGAAATTCAATATTCCAACTTTTAAGAAACCTCTCATTCCCATTTTTAAGAAGCCACTTCCACCACTGGTTCCAATTTTCAAGAAGCCCCTTCCTCCATTAACTCCAATTTTCGAGAAGCCATTATCACCACCAATTCCAGTTTTCAAGAAACCATTACCACCACCAATTCCAGTTTTAAAGAAGCCACCCCCTCCACCAGTTCCAATTTCCAAGAAGCCATCACCACCGCTTGTTCCATTTGTGAAGAAGTCACCCCCTCCACCAGTTCCAATATTCAAGAAGCGATCACCACCACCTATTCCCTTTTTGAAGAAACCACCCCCTCCACCAGTTCCAATTTTTGAGAAGCCATTACCTCCACCTACACCAATTTTTGAGAAGCCATTACCACCACCTGTTCCAATTTTTGAGAAGCCAATTCCTCCACCAATTCCAATTTACGAGAAGCCATTACCACCACCAATTCCAATTTTTGAGAAGCCAATTCCTCCAC CAATTCCAATTTATGAGAAGCCATTGCCACCACCTGTTCCAATTTACAAGAAGCCATTACCACCACCAGTTCCAATTTTTGAGAAGCCAATTCCTCCACCAGTTCCAATTTACGAGAAGCCATTGCCACCACCTGTTCCAATTTACGATAAGCCATTACCGCCTCCAGTTCCTGTTTTCGATAAGCCATTACCGCCTCCGACTCCAATTTTTGAAAAGCCATTACCACCATCTGTTCCAGCTTTTAAGAAGCCACTTCCTCCGCCAGTTCCAGTTTTTAAAAAGCCATTACCACCCCCTACTCCAATTTTTGAGAAGCCACTTCCTCCACCAGTTCCAGCTTTAAAGAAGCCATCACCATCACCAGTTCCAGTTTTTGAGAAGCCACTTCCTCTACCAGTTCCATATTACAagaaaccacaaccaccacctaTTCCTGTTTTTGAGAAGCCATTACCACCTCCAGTTCCAGTTTTCGAGAAGCCATTTCCTCCACCAGTTCCAATTTTCAAGAAACCATTACCACCACCAAGACCAATTATCAAGAAGCCATTACCGCCACCAATTCCAGTTTTCAAGAAGTCACATCCTCCACCAGTTCCATTTTTCAAGAAGCCCTTACCACCACCAAGTTCAGTTTTCTAG
- the LOC126723667 gene encoding proline-rich protein 4-like isoform X4, whose amino-acid sequence MRTKSFCQGALLGFLACFLFAVSCYGVPAGQDSSGLIVTTDIKSHNGEFREDAVHDKGKFNIPTFKKPLIPIFKKPLPPLVPIFKKPLPPLTPIFEKPLSPPIPVFKKPLPPPIPVLKKPPPPPVPISKKPSPPLVPFVKKSPPPPVPIFKKRSPPPIPFLKKPPPPPVPIFEKPLPPPVPIFEKPIPPPIPIYEKPLPPPIPIFEKPIPPPIPIYEKPLPPPIPIYDKPLPPPIPIFEKPIPPPIPIYEKPLPPPVPIYKKPLPPPVPIFEKPIPPPVPIYEKPLPPPVPIYDKPLPPPVPVFDKPLPPPTPIFEKPLPPSVPAFKKPLPPPVPVFKKPLPPPTPIFEKPLPPPVPALKKPSPSPVPVFEKPLPLPVPYYKKPQPPPIPVFEKPLPPPVPVFEKPFPPPVPIFKKPLPPPRPIIKKPLPPPIPVFKKSHPPPVPFFKKPLPPPSSVF is encoded by the exons ATGCGGACTAAATCCTTTTGTCAAGGGGCTCTTCTAGGCTTCTTGGCTTGCTTCTTGTTTGCTGTCAGCTGCTATGGCGTGCCTGCAGGTCAAGACTCTTCAG GGCTTATTGTAACTACTGATATAAAGTCTCATAATGGAGAGTTCAGAGAGGATGCAGTTCATGACAAAGGGAAATTCAATATTCCAACTTTTAAGAAACCTCTCATTCCCATTTTTAAGAAGCCACTTCCACCACTGGTTCCAATTTTCAAGAAGCCCCTTCCTCCATTAACTCCAATTTTCGAGAAGCCATTATCACCACCAATTCCAGTTTTCAAGAAACCATTACCACCACCAATTCCAGTTTTAAAGAAGCCACCCCCTCCACCAGTTCCAATTTCCAAGAAGCCATCACCACCGCTTGTTCCATTTGTGAAGAAGTCACCCCCTCCACCAGTTCCAATATTCAAGAAGCGATCACCACCACCTATTCCCTTTTTGAAGAAACCACCCCCTCCACCAGTTCCAATTTTTGAGAAGCCATTAC CACCACCTGTTCCAATTTTTGAGAAGCCAATTCCTCCACCAATTCCAATTTACGAGAAGCCATTACCACCACCAATTCCAATTTTTGAGAAGCCAATTCCTCCAC CAATTCCAATTTATGAGAAGCCATTGCCACCAC CTATTCCAATTTACGATAAGCCATTACCACCACCAATTCCAATTTTTGAGAAGCCAATTCCTCCACCAATTCCAATTTATGAGAAGCCATTGCCACCACCTGTTCCAATTTACAAGAAGCCATTACCACCACCAGTTCCAATTTTTGAGAAGCCAATTCCTCCACCAGTTCCAATTTACGAGAAGCCATTGCCACCACCTGTTCCAATTTACGATAAGCCATTACCGCCTCCAGTTCCTGTTTTCGATAAGCCATTACCGCCTCCGACTCCAATTTTTGAAAAGCCATTACCACCATCTGTTCCAGCTTTTAAGAAGCCACTTCCTCCGCCAGTTCCAGTTTTTAAAAAGCCATTACCACCCCCTACTCCAATTTTTGAGAAGCCACTTCCTCCACCAGTTCCAGCTTTAAAGAAGCCATCACCATCACCAGTTCCAGTTTTTGAGAAGCCACTTCCTCTACCAGTTCCATATTACAagaaaccacaaccaccacctaTTCCTGTTTTTGAGAAGCCATTACCACCTCCAGTTCCAGTTTTCGAGAAGCCATTTCCTCCACCAGTTCCAATTTTCAAGAAACCATTACCACCACCAAGACCAATTATCAAGAAGCCATTACCGCCACCAATTCCAGTTTTCAAGAAGTCACATCCTCCACCAGTTCCATTTTTCAAGAAGCCCTTACCACCACCAAGTTCAGTTTTCTAG